A DNA window from Bacteroidota bacterium contains the following coding sequences:
- a CDS encoding RidA family protein: MKKVFIISSSAILFAVCIILALSTQSCNEAPKEVTETIVKAEAPEYFLLRPEVEKSYGYSHAVRIRDDIKISGAVSMDDAGNPTAKGDLLQQMKNCYSDLDKVLKHYGCNFDDVVVENVFTTNMPEFLKHSAYRNSIYTKQFPTGSWLGVKELALPEFMIEIELEVYKVM; this comes from the coding sequence ATGAAAAAGGTTTTTATAATTTCAAGTTCAGCAATACTGTTCGCAGTTTGTATTATTTTAGCTCTATCAACGCAAAGTTGCAATGAAGCCCCAAAAGAAGTTACTGAAACAATAGTAAAGGCGGAAGCACCTGAGTATTTTCTTTTACGTCCAGAAGTTGAAAAATCCTATGGTTATTCACACGCTGTAAGAATTAGAGACGACATCAAGATTTCAGGCGCCGTTAGTATGGACGATGCCGGGAACCCAACGGCAAAAGGAGATTTATTGCAACAAATGAAGAATTGTTACTCCGATTTGGACAAGGTGTTGAAACACTATGGTTGCAATTTCGATGATGTAGTCGTTGAAAATGTCTTTACTACCAATATGCCCGAGTTTCTTAAACACTCGGCTTACCGTAACTCAATTTACACAAAGCAATTTCCTACTGGCTCATGGCTTGGAGTGAAAGAATTAGCTTTACCGGAGTTTATGATAGAAATTGAATTGGAGGTGTATAAGGTGATGTGA
- a CDS encoding tetratricopeptide repeat protein produces the protein MKKILYIFFFCMSLHSTFAQTPNLETILHKLTGEKNDSIRFYLAFSVLTVSETNPVLDMHNAEIILLHGQKYDDKVCQVLGLGCLGYDYRAFGNTAKSLEYNLKANEVAEQSNDDRLKATINLGLATNYLDLADYPKAIAYNAASLENASRVEVNIFTILANMNMGEIYLTINKMDSALIYTQKAYELSMSTGIRDYLGGIYGQLGSIQAKLNNSTLALSYLNLAVEEGYRIDSPKYINIPYTAIAEYYFNANQKDSAIMYSKKAISAVQNTAFATMVIKPSKLLTDIYRNTNIDSAFKYSEMHKMANDSLFNIKSIQQTQLMTFEEDARRQELVVVQAKEEEQRKQNIQYALIAISIITFIIIYLILSRSFIANTKLITFFGAIALLLVFEFLNLLLHPFLGRITQHSPVFMLLALVCIAALLVPLHHRLEDWTTKKLVKKNKSIRLANAKKTIERLEEKVDNI, from the coding sequence ATGAAAAAAATATTATACATCTTCTTTTTTTGTATGAGTTTGCACAGTACTTTTGCTCAAACTCCCAATCTGGAAACAATCTTACATAAACTGACAGGAGAAAAAAACGACAGCATTCGTTTTTATTTAGCTTTTAGCGTCTTAACTGTTTCTGAAACAAACCCTGTTTTAGACATGCATAATGCTGAAATAATTTTACTGCATGGGCAAAAATATGACGACAAGGTTTGTCAGGTCCTTGGTTTAGGATGTTTAGGATATGATTACAGGGCATTTGGAAATACAGCAAAAAGTTTAGAATATAATTTAAAAGCAAATGAAGTAGCTGAACAATCCAACGATGACAGATTGAAAGCTACTATAAATTTAGGGCTTGCCACTAATTATTTAGACCTTGCAGATTATCCTAAAGCAATAGCATACAATGCGGCTTCATTGGAAAACGCATCACGTGTAGAAGTAAACATTTTTACTATTCTTGCCAACATGAACATGGGAGAAATTTATTTAACCATAAACAAAATGGATTCGGCATTGATATACACGCAGAAGGCATACGAACTCAGTATGAGCACGGGGATTAGAGATTATTTAGGTGGAATATATGGTCAATTAGGCAGCATACAGGCTAAACTTAACAATTCAACGCTCGCTTTAAGTTATTTGAATTTAGCGGTAGAAGAAGGTTATAGAATTGATTCTCCCAAGTACATTAACATTCCTTACACTGCAATTGCGGAATACTATTTTAATGCAAACCAAAAAGATTCTGCCATAATGTATTCCAAAAAAGCAATTTCCGCTGTGCAAAATACAGCATTCGCCACAATGGTTATTAAACCTTCAAAATTGCTTACAGATATTTACAGAAATACCAATATAGACAGCGCGTTTAAATATTCTGAAATGCATAAAATGGCAAACGACAGTTTGTTTAACATCAAATCAATTCAACAAACCCAATTGATGACATTTGAAGAAGATGCCCGTCGGCAGGAATTGGTGGTTGTTCAAGCTAAAGAGGAAGAACAGCGGAAACAAAATATTCAATACGCATTAATTGCCATTAGCATCATTACTTTCATCATCATATATTTAATACTCAGCCGTAGCTTTATCGCCAATACCAAACTTATTACATTTTTCGGCGCAATTGCTTTATTGCTTGTTTTTGAATTTCTTAATTTGTTATTGCATCCGTTTTTAGGAAGGATAACACAACATTCACCTGTCTTTATGCTGTTGGCTTTAGTTTGTATTGCAGCTTTGCTTGTTCCACTGCATCACCGGTTAGAAGATTGGACGACAAAGAAATTGGTGAAAAAAAATAAATCAATCAGATTAGCAAATGCAAAAAAAACGATTGAACGATTGGAAGAAAAAGTTGATAATATATAA
- a CDS encoding alpha/beta hydrolase, with translation MIIYNPNIYAILFLLNILLPQSLEAQSGSGAIPYGNNSNAGKYISVDGAKIYIEIYGEGAPLVLIHGNGGNIAYMKPQIECFAKKYKVIVMDCRGRGKSELGKDSLTYIQMTKDIVAILNSLHLDSTYVVGRSDGGIIALLMAIYYPDKVKKVVSFAANLTPDTTALYPFFYNEVKKDSNQADRMISKKDTSQNWKVIQQRNRLMEFQPDISANDLHKIKCPVLVMSTDRDIIREEHTVFIYQNIVEANLCILTGENHYVTKNNPALFNAIVEKYLDEPFKGEESRQ, from the coding sequence TTGATAATATATAATCCCAATATTTATGCGATTTTATTTTTGCTAAATATACTTCTCCCGCAATCTCTTGAGGCACAATCTGGCTCAGGAGCAATCCCTTATGGAAATAATAGCAATGCTGGAAAATATATTTCTGTAGATGGTGCAAAAATATATATTGAAATATACGGCGAAGGGGCTCCTCTTGTATTGATCCACGGAAACGGTGGCAATATTGCTTATATGAAACCGCAAATTGAATGCTTCGCTAAGAAGTACAAAGTAATTGTTATGGATTGCAGAGGTAGAGGAAAAAGTGAACTTGGAAAAGACAGCCTTACTTATATCCAAATGACAAAAGATATCGTTGCTATTTTAAATTCATTGCATCTTGATTCAACTTACGTTGTAGGAAGAAGCGATGGTGGCATTATTGCGTTGTTGATGGCAATTTATTATCCGGATAAAGTGAAAAAAGTGGTATCATTTGCGGCAAACCTGACTCCCGATACAACCGCCCTATATCCTTTTTTTTATAATGAAGTTAAAAAAGACAGTAATCAAGCTGACCGTATGATTTCAAAAAAGGATACAAGTCAAAATTGGAAAGTAATACAACAGCGAAATCGCTTAATGGAATTTCAACCGGATATATCAGCAAATGATTTACACAAAATTAAATGTCCGGTTTTAGTGATGTCAACAGACAGAGATATCATTCGTGAAGAACATACTGTTTTTATTTACCAGAATATTGTTGAAGCAAATCTGTGCATCCTAACCGGTGAAAACCATTATGTAACAAAAAACAATCCTGCCCTTTTTAATGCAATTGTAGAAAAGTATTTAGATGAGCCTTTCAAAGGAGAAGAGTCGAGGCAGTGA
- a CDS encoding cupin domain-containing protein: MSLSKEKSRGSDEKNITTTNMKANNKILDMTQLGMKFTVLKNGTDTDGKSLDLHWELFPGCNMKDPLVHIHPNAIETYEILEGEMEFFVKDKWLPAKKGEKLTVPIGVTHAFRNPTDKIVTVYNTHQPALKMEEYFEDVCKVLDKVTGNRTKDFKMNLKAKLYLGVLMSNYRNDIIAINPPDFAVKVLGYIGKLIGVKY, from the coding sequence ATGAGCCTTTCAAAGGAGAAGAGTCGAGGCAGTGATGAAAAAAATATCACTACTACCAATATGAAAGCAAATAATAAAATACTTGATATGACTCAGTTGGGCATGAAATTTACTGTTCTGAAAAATGGGACTGATACAGACGGGAAGTCATTAGACTTACATTGGGAATTATTTCCCGGATGCAACATGAAAGATCCGTTGGTTCACATCCATCCAAATGCCATCGAAACTTACGAGATATTGGAGGGCGAAATGGAGTTCTTTGTAAAAGACAAATGGTTGCCTGCAAAAAAGGGGGAAAAACTTACAGTCCCAATAGGAGTAACACATGCCTTCAGAAATCCGACAGATAAAATAGTAACTGTTTATAACACTCACCAACCTGCCCTGAAGATGGAAGAGTATTTTGAGGATGTGTGTAAGGTACTTGATAAAGTAACGGGAAACAGGACAAAAGATTTTAAAATGAACTTGAAAGCAAAGTTATATTTGGGGGTATTGATGAGCAATTACCGAAATGACATAATTGCGATAAACCCACCGGATTTTGCCGTTAAGGTTCTTGGATATATAGGAAAGCTAATTGGTGTAAAATATTAA
- a CDS encoding YIP1 family protein, producing the protein MEHIEQTQQPAAQTTSLMDRITNVFASPSELFDEVAVSKVKTSSWLVPMILSILMGLFIVVALYFNDSLRSQIFDKQSEKMHELVEQGKMTQEQVDQYVDGMRNSGPVMFVAIGGGSAVIMTAIIFFAATLIFWLVAKIGLKFSGPYTKMLEVFGLTSMIGFLGSVVAIIFMYIFDSMTATPSGAFFIYQDFDVNNKLHLLLAQFNIFTIWQMGILGIGISKISNKSLGAGLGVAYGLWILWVLASVMFGLGMR; encoded by the coding sequence ATGGAACATATTGAACAAACTCAACAACCCGCAGCCCAAACCACATCATTGATGGATCGCATCACGAATGTTTTCGCTTCGCCTTCTGAACTTTTCGACGAAGTTGCAGTAAGTAAAGTCAAAACAAGTTCGTGGCTCGTGCCGATGATTCTTTCTATACTAATGGGATTATTTATTGTCGTTGCACTCTACTTCAACGATTCTTTGCGTTCACAAATTTTTGATAAGCAATCAGAAAAAATGCATGAGCTTGTTGAACAAGGAAAAATGACCCAAGAACAGGTCGACCAATATGTTGATGGAATGAGAAACAGCGGCCCCGTAATGTTTGTTGCTATCGGCGGAGGTTCGGCAGTTATAATGACTGCAATCATTTTTTTTGCTGCAACATTGATATTTTGGTTAGTTGCAAAAATTGGTTTAAAATTTTCAGGACCTTACACCAAAATGTTAGAGGTGTTTGGACTAACAAGTATGATTGGATTTTTAGGTTCGGTTGTTGCAATTATTTTTATGTACATATTCGACTCGATGACTGCCACCCCGAGCGGTGCATTTTTTATTTATCAGGATTTTGATGTGAATAATAAATTACACTTGTTGCTTGCACAATTTAATATTTTTACTATCTGGCAGATGGGAATTTTAGGAATTGGAATTTCGAAGATTTCTAATAAATCGTTAGGTGCCGGACTTGGAGTTGCCTATGGTTTATGGATTTTGTGGGTACTAGCTTCTGTAATGTTTGGATTAGGAATGAGATAA
- a CDS encoding alpha/beta hydrolase-fold protein has translation MINKVILLLFIITSTSFGQQKFTELINLLNSETDSLQKAAMITNYLSNNKIPVVEKESIYFVYRGNAKIAAAPGELNGWNIDKSLMQKVDGTNLFFRIDTLDVAGRAEYKIWVDSVWMLDPLNHRKAPGGFGFNSDVWMPQYSPPTEIEYDDGIPHGKIDTIWFESKILKRTHPILIYQPFTKLMKNLPTVYVNDGGEYLSIGKMNYVLDNLIANNIIKPVIGVFIDPRTDLINPETNMRMTDYSASEDYLKFLTDELVPFVEKNYSVSTEANDRLILGASMGGLISTFASYKRPDVFKNSAAQSPAYGQANISVIEMIAEGRFKDINVYIDTGTLNDTKIVSRIAKALLIERKIKLNYTEYPEGHNWTNWQARFDDVLKYFFGKEIKK, from the coding sequence ATGATAAATAAAGTAATACTCCTTCTATTCATCATAACTTCAACATCTTTCGGACAGCAAAAATTTACCGAATTAATAAATTTGCTTAACTCAGAAACCGACAGTCTTCAAAAAGCTGCAATGATTACGAACTACCTTTCGAACAACAAAATTCCAGTCGTTGAAAAGGAGTCTATTTATTTTGTCTATCGAGGGAACGCGAAAATTGCCGCAGCTCCCGGCGAGTTGAACGGATGGAATATCGATAAATCGTTAATGCAAAAAGTCGATGGTACAAATTTGTTTTTTCGTATTGATACGCTTGATGTTGCCGGTCGTGCTGAATATAAAATTTGGGTCGATAGTGTTTGGATGCTCGATCCATTGAATCATCGTAAGGCGCCTGGCGGTTTCGGATTTAATTCGGATGTTTGGATGCCGCAGTATTCTCCACCAACAGAAATCGAATACGACGACGGAATACCTCACGGAAAAATTGATACGATTTGGTTTGAGAGTAAAATTTTAAAGCGCACTCATCCGATTTTAATTTATCAGCCTTTTACAAAGCTGATGAAAAATTTACCAACCGTTTACGTGAACGATGGCGGTGAGTATTTATCCATTGGAAAAATGAACTACGTTTTAGATAATCTGATTGCAAATAATATTATAAAACCTGTAATCGGGGTATTTATCGATCCCCGTACCGACCTAATAAATCCTGAAACAAATATGCGAATGACTGATTATTCAGCGAGCGAAGATTATCTGAAATTTCTTACCGATGAACTTGTTCCTTTTGTAGAAAAAAATTATTCCGTTTCAACTGAAGCGAACGACAGGTTGATATTGGGTGCTTCGATGGGTGGATTGATTTCAACTTTTGCTTCCTACAAACGACCGGATGTTTTTAAAAACAGTGCTGCACAATCGCCTGCTTATGGACAAGCGAATATTTCTGTCATCGAAATGATTGCTGAAGGTAGATTCAAAGACATCAACGTTTACATCGATACCGGAACTTTAAACGATACAAAAATAGTTTCGCGTATCGCTAAAGCTTTATTAATCGAGAGGAAAATTAAACTAAACTACACTGAATATCCTGAAGGGCATAACTGGACGAACTGGCAAGCACGATTCGATGATGTACTAAAATATTTTTTTGGAAAGGAAATTAAAAAATGA
- a CDS encoding amylo-alpha-1,6-glucosidase has product MKKHIILFILLLTHIVNGGEIPLVEQIAIEVKKMSREFSFTNKESAFYYGETNDRNKSSWQGLNVMAREFLEDYLIIACDLQMDKKNTASTLVYPHQLFRKYKNGASEMVTLLDSVPVLLIDVNLPNASLVNIFPLLSDFKRQTDYEIDFVDNVLLIARKNHLKRTVKEDYPVWLGITLNTQLNRIADEYKIEKDYSPAGVVTSGQQISFKLVIGVGDSKKGTIELLKHSLLNSDLLIEKRKERMEKLLRETRIKTQNERFDRALMWAKISMDALIMNQVTKGIFAGLPWFNNYWGRDSFISLPGTSLVTGNFREARKILTSFAAFQEKDKTNSNYGRIPNIITTTHKSYNTADGTPRFVIAALDYYRYSGDKNFVKEIFPVIERSIEGTLKYHSDKNIFLLHGDEETWMDAVGPDGAWTPRGDRANDIQALWYQQLHAGAEFAKLLKKNKLANKWVKLAEELKNNFNQVFVSPENNAVYDHLNADGTADPKHRSNQIFCAPILNDETRANVLANVVTNLTYVYGVGSLNQFDEQFHPYHQNLPYYVKDAAYHQGTVWTWLSGKVVSELCRFEKQEKAFQLTGNLVHQIMNRGAVGTISELLDAHPRQGAIEPDVSGTFTQAWSLAEFIRNIYQDFIGVKFDFKDNRIVNITPRLPEKLGSIEAMIKFGDESFVLSVAKRERYSVQISSVNTKKPITINLEQRMTSNEVAKIKSVIHPNSDFIATVDEAGQTLVKINPETTRPTIDILYQPIPYENIFNEMEFAQPLMLDEYPVMRAPQYSLLNNSEIKKSNSSTKNLIDIDDAVGDDNGNGNYTYPLNPNFHKGILDIVNFKVSYDNDNVYFKLRFKKLVDPGWHPEYGFQLTYAAIAIDQDGITNSGKMDVGMNSQFKLEPALAFEKIIYVGGGIRVDNSDGKILAQYIPVDNDVLNPLGDISTGTIEFSIPHKYIGIPDEKWRFTVLIGGQNDHGGAGIGDFRGVEAKAGEWSGGGKTDPKLPNVYDVLKSY; this is encoded by the coding sequence ATGAAAAAACATATCATCCTATTTATTCTGTTGTTGACTCACATCGTCAACGGTGGCGAAATTCCATTAGTCGAACAAATTGCAATCGAAGTTAAAAAGATGTCGAGAGAATTTAGCTTTACGAATAAAGAATCGGCTTTTTATTACGGCGAAACTAACGATAGAAATAAATCGAGCTGGCAAGGGCTTAATGTAATGGCTCGCGAATTTTTAGAAGATTATTTGATAATCGCCTGTGATTTACAAATGGATAAAAAAAATACTGCTTCGACGCTTGTTTACCCTCACCAACTATTTAGAAAATATAAAAACGGCGCTTCCGAAATGGTTACTTTGTTGGACAGTGTGCCGGTGTTATTAATCGACGTAAACTTGCCGAATGCCTCTTTGGTAAATATATTCCCGCTCCTTTCCGATTTTAAAAGGCAAACTGATTACGAAATTGATTTTGTTGATAACGTTCTTTTGATCGCTCGTAAAAATCACTTGAAGCGAACTGTGAAAGAAGACTATCCGGTTTGGTTAGGAATTACTTTGAACACTCAACTAAATCGCATTGCTGATGAATATAAAATTGAAAAAGATTATTCGCCGGCGGGTGTGGTAACCAGCGGGCAACAAATTAGTTTCAAATTGGTAATTGGTGTTGGTGATTCTAAAAAAGGAACGATTGAATTATTAAAACACTCGCTTCTGAATTCAGACTTGCTAATTGAGAAAAGAAAAGAGCGAATGGAAAAATTGCTTCGTGAAACACGCATCAAAACTCAAAACGAAAGGTTCGACCGTGCTTTAATGTGGGCAAAAATTTCGATGGATGCTTTGATTATGAATCAGGTAACAAAAGGGATATTCGCAGGGCTTCCGTGGTTTAACAATTATTGGGGGCGCGATTCTTTCATATCGCTTCCGGGTACTTCCCTCGTTACAGGAAATTTTAGAGAAGCCCGTAAAATACTAACTTCGTTTGCTGCGTTTCAGGAAAAAGACAAAACCAACTCGAACTATGGCAGAATTCCAAACATTATAACAACCACACACAAATCGTACAACACTGCCGATGGCACACCTCGCTTTGTTATTGCTGCGCTCGATTACTACAGATATTCCGGAGATAAGAATTTTGTAAAAGAAATATTTCCCGTTATCGAGAGGTCGATCGAAGGAACACTAAAGTATCACTCCGACAAAAATATATTTTTACTTCACGGCGACGAGGAAACATGGATGGATGCAGTCGGACCTGATGGCGCCTGGACACCACGAGGCGATCGTGCTAATGATATTCAGGCACTTTGGTACCAACAATTACATGCAGGGGCTGAGTTTGCCAAACTGTTGAAGAAGAATAAACTCGCAAATAAATGGGTAAAACTTGCGGAAGAATTAAAAAATAATTTTAATCAAGTTTTCGTTTCACCAGAAAATAATGCAGTTTACGACCACTTGAATGCTGATGGAACCGCTGATCCCAAACATCGTTCGAATCAAATCTTTTGTGCACCTATTTTGAATGACGAAACGCGGGCAAATGTTTTGGCTAATGTGGTAACGAATCTTACATACGTCTATGGTGTTGGTTCTCTCAATCAGTTCGATGAACAATTTCATCCGTATCATCAAAATCTTCCTTACTATGTAAAAGATGCGGCGTATCATCAAGGCACAGTTTGGACTTGGTTGAGCGGGAAAGTGGTTTCGGAGTTGTGCAGATTTGAAAAACAGGAAAAAGCATTTCAGCTAACCGGCAATTTAGTTCATCAAATAATGAATCGTGGTGCGGTTGGAACAATATCAGAACTTTTAGATGCACATCCACGTCAGGGTGCAATTGAACCGGACGTCTCCGGAACCTTTACGCAAGCCTGGAGCTTAGCGGAATTCATCCGAAATATTTATCAGGATTTTATAGGTGTAAAATTCGACTTCAAAGATAATCGAATCGTGAATATAACACCGCGGTTGCCTGAGAAGCTTGGAAGCATCGAAGCAATGATCAAATTCGGTGATGAATCGTTTGTACTGTCGGTTGCGAAAAGAGAAAGGTATTCGGTGCAAATTTCAAGTGTAAATACTAAAAAGCCGATTACTATTAACTTAGAGCAACGAATGACTTCAAATGAGGTTGCTAAAATTAAGTCGGTGATTCACCCAAATTCCGATTTTATTGCAACGGTTGACGAAGCCGGACAAACACTCGTAAAAATAAATCCTGAAACTACACGACCAACTATCGATATTTTATATCAGCCGATTCCTTACGAAAATATTTTTAACGAAATGGAATTTGCACAACCACTGATGTTAGATGAATATCCTGTGATGCGGGCTCCTCAATATTCGCTGCTCAACAATTCTGAAATCAAAAAGTCAAATAGTTCAACAAAAAATTTAATTGATATCGATGATGCGGTTGGCGACGATAATGGAAATGGTAATTATACGTATCCTCTCAATCCAAATTTTCATAAAGGAATTTTGGATATAGTAAATTTCAAAGTTAGTTACGATAATGATAATGTTTATTTTAAATTGAGGTTTAAGAAATTAGTTGATCCGGGCTGGCATCCGGAGTATGGCTTTCAACTAACTTATGCGGCAATAGCGATTGATCAGGATGGTATTACAAATTCAGGTAAAATGGATGTTGGGATGAACTCCCAATTTAAACTTGAACCCGCGTTAGCATTTGAGAAAATAATTTATGTTGGGGGCGGTATTCGCGTTGATAATTCTGATGGAAAAATTTTAGCTCAATACATTCCTGTTGATAATGATGTATTAAATCCGTTGGGAGATATTTCGACGGGGACTATCGAGTTCTCGATACCACACAAATATATTGGGATTCCTGACGAAAAATGGCGGTTCACAGTATTAATTGGCGGACAAAACGACCACGGTGGAGCAGGAATTGGCGATTTCAGAGGGGTGGAAGCGAAAGCTGGCGAGTGGTCAGGCGGCGGTAAAACCGACCCAAAATTACCAAATGTGTATGATGTTTTGAAGAGTTATTAA